A window of the Bos indicus x Bos taurus breed Angus x Brahman F1 hybrid chromosome X, Bos_hybrid_MaternalHap_v2.0, whole genome shotgun sequence genome harbors these coding sequences:
- the PJA1 gene encoding E3 ubiquitin-protein ligase Praja-1 isoform X3, giving the protein MHRSAPSQTTKRSRSPFSTTRRSWDDSESSGTSLNADNEDYSSTSRWRETASADEGHLDGLARRSGGEGSSGYPEPKYPEDKREARSDQVKPEKVPRRRRTMADPDFWTYSDDYYKYFEEDSDSDKEWTAALRRKYRGREQNLSSSGESWETLPGKEELEAEQARVNASAGASAGTSGNNELEEVRGPSLQEEERASPEEGEVPWLQYNENESSSEGDNDSGQEFLQPGVFMLDGNNNLEDDSSVSEDLEVDWSLFDGFADGLGVAEAISYVDPQFLTYMALEERLAQAMETALAHLESLAVDVEVANPPASKESIDTLPEILITEDHSAVGQEMCCPICCSEYAKGEVATELPCHHYFHKPCVSIWLQKSGTCPVCRCMFPPPL; this is encoded by the exons ATGCACAGATCAGCCCCCAGTCAAACCACCAAGAGGAGCCGATCACCGTTTTCCACCACTCGTCGTAGTTGGGATGACAGCGAGAGCTCAGGAACCAGCCTGAACGCTGATAATGAGGACTACTCCAG CACTTCCAGGTGGAGGGAGACTGCCAGCGCTGATGAAGGCCACTTGGATGGCCTGGCAAGAAGGAGCGGAGGTGAGGGCTCAAGTGGCTACCCTGAGCCGAAGTACCCCGAAGACAAGAGGGAAGCCAGGAGTGACCAAGTGAAGCCCGAAAAGGTGCCTAGACGGCGACGAACCATGGCCGACCCCGACTTCTGGACATACAGCGATGACTACTACAAATACTTTGAAGAAGACTCTGACAGTGACAAAGAGTGGACTGCGGCTCTGCGTCGCAAGTATCGTGGTCGGGAGCAAAATCTGTCGTCCAGCGGCGAGAGCTGGGAGACTCTGCCGGGAAAAGAAGAGCTTGAAGCCGAGCAAGCCAGAGTGAATGCCAGTGCTGGTGCCAGTGCTGGCACCAGTGGCAACAATGAACTTGAAGAAGTTCGAGGGCCATCTctccaggaagaggaaagggcATCCCCCGAAGAAGGAGAAGTTCCTTGGCTCCAATACAATGAAAACGAGAGCAGCAGTGAGGGGGATAATGATTCTGGTCAGGAGTTTCTGCAGCCTGGTGTCTTCATGCTGGATGGCAACAACAACCTTGAAGATGACTCTAGTGTCAGTGAAGACCTCGAAGTGGATTGGAGCCTCTTCGATGGGTTTGCGGATGGGTTGGGGGTAGCTGAAGCCATTTCCTACGTGGATCCTCAGTTCCTCACATACATGGCACTTGAAGAACGCCTGGCCCAGGCAATGGAAACTGCCTTGGCACACTTGGAGTCTCTGGCGGTGGATGTGGAGGTGGCCAATCCACCAGCCAGCAAGGAAAGCATCGACACTCTTCCTGAGATCCTGATCACGGAAGATCACAGTGCGGTGGGGCAGGAGATGTGTTGCCCCATCTGTTGCAGTGAATATGCGAAGGGGGAGGTGGCGACGGAGCTGCCATGCCACCACTATTTCCACAAGCCTTGCGTGTCCATCTGGCTTCAGAAGTCAGGCACCTGCCCCGTGTGCCGCTGCATGTTCCCTCCCCCACTTTAA
- the PJA1 gene encoding E3 ubiquitin-protein ligase Praja-1 isoform X2, whose amino-acid sequence MGQESSKPVWPKPAGGCQSNTGRRYGRRHAYVSFRPSTSQQERISRQTKTPSEVPMHRSAPSQTTKRSRSPFSTTRRSWDDSESSGTSLNADNEDYSSTSRWRETASADEGHLDGLARRSGGEGSSGYPEPKYPEDKREARSDQVKPEKVPRRRRTMADPDFWTYSDDYYKYFEEDSDSDKEWTAALRRKYRGREQNLSSSGESWETLPGKEELEAEQARVNASAGASAGTSGNNELEEVRGPSLQEEERASPEEGEVPWLQYNENESSSEGDNDSGQEFLQPGVFMLDGNNNLEDDSSVSEDLEVDWSLFDGFADGLGVAEAISYVDPQFLTYMALEERLAQAMETALAHLESLAVDVEVANPPASKESIDTLPEILITEDHSAVGQEMCCPICCSEYAKGEVATELPCHHYFHKPCVSIWLQKSGTCPVCRCMFPPPL is encoded by the exons ATGGGTCAGGAATCTAGCAAGCCTGTCTGGCCCAAGCCAGCAGGAGGGTGTCAGTCCAATACAGGCAGGAGGTATGGAAGAAGGCATGCTTATGTCAGTTTCAGGCCATCCACAAGCCAGCAAGAAAGGATTTCCAGGCAGACAAAGACGCCATCCGAAGTCCCAATGCACAGATCAGCCCCCAGTCAAACCACCAAGAGGAGCCGATCACCGTTTTCCACCACTCGTCGTAGTTGGGATGACAGCGAGAGCTCAGGAACCAGCCTGAACGCTGATAATGAGGACTACTCCAG CACTTCCAGGTGGAGGGAGACTGCCAGCGCTGATGAAGGCCACTTGGATGGCCTGGCAAGAAGGAGCGGAGGTGAGGGCTCAAGTGGCTACCCTGAGCCGAAGTACCCCGAAGACAAGAGGGAAGCCAGGAGTGACCAAGTGAAGCCCGAAAAGGTGCCTAGACGGCGACGAACCATGGCCGACCCCGACTTCTGGACATACAGCGATGACTACTACAAATACTTTGAAGAAGACTCTGACAGTGACAAAGAGTGGACTGCGGCTCTGCGTCGCAAGTATCGTGGTCGGGAGCAAAATCTGTCGTCCAGCGGCGAGAGCTGGGAGACTCTGCCGGGAAAAGAAGAGCTTGAAGCCGAGCAAGCCAGAGTGAATGCCAGTGCTGGTGCCAGTGCTGGCACCAGTGGCAACAATGAACTTGAAGAAGTTCGAGGGCCATCTctccaggaagaggaaagggcATCCCCCGAAGAAGGAGAAGTTCCTTGGCTCCAATACAATGAAAACGAGAGCAGCAGTGAGGGGGATAATGATTCTGGTCAGGAGTTTCTGCAGCCTGGTGTCTTCATGCTGGATGGCAACAACAACCTTGAAGATGACTCTAGTGTCAGTGAAGACCTCGAAGTGGATTGGAGCCTCTTCGATGGGTTTGCGGATGGGTTGGGGGTAGCTGAAGCCATTTCCTACGTGGATCCTCAGTTCCTCACATACATGGCACTTGAAGAACGCCTGGCCCAGGCAATGGAAACTGCCTTGGCACACTTGGAGTCTCTGGCGGTGGATGTGGAGGTGGCCAATCCACCAGCCAGCAAGGAAAGCATCGACACTCTTCCTGAGATCCTGATCACGGAAGATCACAGTGCGGTGGGGCAGGAGATGTGTTGCCCCATCTGTTGCAGTGAATATGCGAAGGGGGAGGTGGCGACGGAGCTGCCATGCCACCACTATTTCCACAAGCCTTGCGTGTCCATCTGGCTTCAGAAGTCAGGCACCTGCCCCGTGTGCCGCTGCATGTTCCCTCCCCCACTTTAA
- the PJA1 gene encoding E3 ubiquitin-protein ligase Praja-1 isoform X1 — protein MHRSAPSQTTKRSRSPFSTTRRSWDDSESSGTSLNADNEDYSRYPPREYRASGSRRGMAYGHVDCFGADDSEEEGAGPVERVSVRGKTGKFKDDKLYDPEKGARSLAGVASQFSSFNHDVREELDKLDPAPAARSSASRAEFLQSNSMASQPSSAEGKVVTNSNNLERERQEPNLPACPSRAPVSICGGENTPKSAEEPVVRPKIRNLASPNCVKPKIFFDTDDDDDMPHSTSRWRETASADEGHLDGLARRSGGEGSSGYPEPKYPEDKREARSDQVKPEKVPRRRRTMADPDFWTYSDDYYKYFEEDSDSDKEWTAALRRKYRGREQNLSSSGESWETLPGKEELEAEQARVNASAGASAGTSGNNELEEVRGPSLQEEERASPEEGEVPWLQYNENESSSEGDNDSGQEFLQPGVFMLDGNNNLEDDSSVSEDLEVDWSLFDGFADGLGVAEAISYVDPQFLTYMALEERLAQAMETALAHLESLAVDVEVANPPASKESIDTLPEILITEDHSAVGQEMCCPICCSEYAKGEVATELPCHHYFHKPCVSIWLQKSGTCPVCRCMFPPPL, from the coding sequence ATGCACAGATCAGCCCCCAGTCAAACCACCAAGAGGAGCCGATCACCGTTTTCCACCACTCGTCGTAGTTGGGATGACAGCGAGAGCTCAGGAACCAGCCTGAACGCTGATAATGAGGACTACTCCAGGTACCCGCCCAGAGAGTACAGGGCTTCGGGGAGCAGAAGAGGAATGGCTTATGGACATGTTGACTGTTTCGGGGCAGATGATAgtgaggaggagggggctgggcctGTTGAGCGAGTGTCAGTGAGAGGGAAAACTGGCAAGTTTAAAGATGATAAGCTGTATGACCCGGAGAAGGGGGCAAGGTCTCTGGCTGGGGTGGCCTCACAGTTCTCTAGTTTTAACCATGATGTGAGAGAGGAGCTTGACAAGTTAGACCCAGCCCCTGCAGCACGGTCCTCTGCTAGCAGAGCTGAGTTCTTGCAGTCAAATAGCATGGCCTCTCAGCCGTCTTCTGCTGAAGGCAAGGTGGTCACAAACAGCAACAAcctggagagggagagacaggagcCGAATTTACCTGCATGTCCCAGCAGGGCTCCTGTGAGTATTTGTGGTGGGGAAAACACTCCCAAGAGCGCAGAGGAACCGGTGGTGAGGCCTAAAATCAGAAATCTGGCAAGTCCCAACTGCGTGAAACCAAAAATCTTTTTTGATaccgatgatgatgatgatatgcCACATAGCACTTCCAGGTGGAGGGAGACTGCCAGCGCTGATGAAGGCCACTTGGATGGCCTGGCAAGAAGGAGCGGAGGTGAGGGCTCAAGTGGCTACCCTGAGCCGAAGTACCCCGAAGACAAGAGGGAAGCCAGGAGTGACCAAGTGAAGCCCGAAAAGGTGCCTAGACGGCGACGAACCATGGCCGACCCCGACTTCTGGACATACAGCGATGACTACTACAAATACTTTGAAGAAGACTCTGACAGTGACAAAGAGTGGACTGCGGCTCTGCGTCGCAAGTATCGTGGTCGGGAGCAAAATCTGTCGTCCAGCGGCGAGAGCTGGGAGACTCTGCCGGGAAAAGAAGAGCTTGAAGCCGAGCAAGCCAGAGTGAATGCCAGTGCTGGTGCCAGTGCTGGCACCAGTGGCAACAATGAACTTGAAGAAGTTCGAGGGCCATCTctccaggaagaggaaagggcATCCCCCGAAGAAGGAGAAGTTCCTTGGCTCCAATACAATGAAAACGAGAGCAGCAGTGAGGGGGATAATGATTCTGGTCAGGAGTTTCTGCAGCCTGGTGTCTTCATGCTGGATGGCAACAACAACCTTGAAGATGACTCTAGTGTCAGTGAAGACCTCGAAGTGGATTGGAGCCTCTTCGATGGGTTTGCGGATGGGTTGGGGGTAGCTGAAGCCATTTCCTACGTGGATCCTCAGTTCCTCACATACATGGCACTTGAAGAACGCCTGGCCCAGGCAATGGAAACTGCCTTGGCACACTTGGAGTCTCTGGCGGTGGATGTGGAGGTGGCCAATCCACCAGCCAGCAAGGAAAGCATCGACACTCTTCCTGAGATCCTGATCACGGAAGATCACAGTGCGGTGGGGCAGGAGATGTGTTGCCCCATCTGTTGCAGTGAATATGCGAAGGGGGAGGTGGCGACGGAGCTGCCATGCCACCACTATTTCCACAAGCCTTGCGTGTCCATCTGGCTTCAGAAGTCAGGCACCTGCCCCGTGTGCCGCTGCATGTTCCCTCCCCCACTTTAA